A single genomic interval of Acidovorax sp. 1608163 harbors:
- the imm45 gene encoding Imm45 family immunity protein — protein sequence MDTADLQPQIRADWQPLSQLVVPGLWRGTVLRITAAQWPYEPVVDLMCLESRVSDCGLSLIVCTGQKAGLTLIELPLEAKFQPDASSLSVEWLRANWGRWIYPECSVEQVLVIPQYPSNMCINHREAAASRDLQVE from the coding sequence ATGGACACCGCTGATCTTCAGCCTCAAATTCGCGCCGATTGGCAGCCGCTGTCGCAGTTGGTGGTGCCAGGGCTTTGGCGCGGAACTGTGCTTCGAATTACGGCTGCTCAGTGGCCATACGAGCCAGTCGTTGATTTGATGTGTCTGGAGTCACGGGTCTCCGATTGCGGTTTGAGTTTGATTGTCTGTACGGGGCAAAAAGCTGGGCTTACGCTGATCGAACTTCCTCTGGAAGCGAAGTTTCAGCCTGACGCAAGCTCTTTGTCTGTTGAATGGCTCAGGGCGAATTGGGGACGATGGATCTATCCAGAATGCTCGGTGGAGCAAGTGCTGGTGATTCCTCAATATCCAAGCAATATGTGTATCAACCACCGCGAAGCCGCCGCTTCGCGGGATCTCCAAGTTGAGTAG
- a CDS encoding acetyl/propionyl/methylcrotonyl-CoA carboxylase subunit alpha: protein MFTKILIANRGEIACRVIATAKKMGIATVAVYSDADKEARHVKLADEAVHIGAAPSRESYLLADKIIAACKQTGAQAVHPGYGFLSENEAFAKRCEDEGIAFIGPKAHSIAAMGDKIASKKLANEAKVNTIPGYNDAIAGPEQAVEIAKGIGYPVMIKASAGGGGKGLRVAFNDKEAFEGFASCQNEARNSFGDDRIFIEKFVQEPRHIEIQVLGDSHGNVIYLNERECSIQRRHQKVIEEAPSPFISDATRKAMGEQAVQLAKAVKYQSAGTVEFVVGKDQDFYFLEMNTRLQVEHPVTECITGLDLVELMIRVAAGEKLPLTQADVKRDGWAIECRINAEDPFRNFLPSTGRLVRFQPPEESMFQSDTTKKLGVRVDTGVYEGGEIPMYYDSMIAKLIVHGTDRNDAITKMRAALNGFVIRGISSNIPFQAALLAHPKFVTGDFNTGFIAENYGKGFHAEDVPHSDPLFLVALAAFMNRRYRARASGISGQLAGHEVKVGEQFVVVTLGAEGQNQHHEVTVSDFEDKSGSSAVTVGGSSYQISSNATLGQIRVQGACNGQGFTAQVERGVGKNPLALRIAHNGTQIDALVLSPLGARLHKLMPFKAPPDLSKFLLSPMPGLLVDVAVQPGQKVQAGEKLAVIEAMKMENILFAAQDGVVGKITAGKGDSLAVDQIILEFQ, encoded by the coding sequence ATGTTTACAAAAATTCTCATCGCCAACCGTGGCGAAATCGCCTGCCGAGTGATTGCAACGGCCAAGAAAATGGGCATCGCCACCGTCGCCGTCTATTCCGACGCCGACAAGGAAGCCCGCCACGTCAAGCTGGCCGATGAGGCCGTGCACATTGGCGCCGCGCCCAGCCGCGAGTCGTACCTGCTGGCCGACAAGATCATTGCGGCCTGCAAACAGACTGGCGCACAGGCCGTGCACCCCGGCTACGGTTTCCTCTCTGAAAACGAAGCCTTCGCCAAGCGCTGCGAGGACGAAGGCATTGCGTTCATCGGCCCCAAGGCCCATTCCATTGCGGCCATGGGCGACAAGATCGCGTCCAAGAAGCTGGCCAACGAAGCCAAGGTCAACACCATCCCGGGCTACAACGACGCCATCGCTGGCCCTGAGCAGGCGGTGGAGATTGCCAAGGGCATTGGCTACCCCGTGATGATCAAGGCCTCGGCCGGGGGCGGTGGCAAGGGCTTGCGCGTGGCGTTCAACGACAAGGAAGCGTTTGAAGGCTTTGCCAGCTGCCAGAACGAAGCTCGCAACAGCTTTGGCGACGACCGCATCTTCATAGAGAAGTTTGTGCAGGAGCCGCGCCACATCGAGATCCAGGTGCTGGGCGACAGCCACGGCAACGTGATCTACCTGAACGAGCGCGAGTGCTCCATCCAGCGCCGCCACCAGAAGGTGATCGAAGAGGCGCCGTCGCCTTTCATCAGCGACGCCACCCGCAAGGCCATGGGCGAGCAAGCGGTGCAATTGGCCAAGGCCGTCAAGTACCAGAGCGCGGGCACGGTGGAGTTCGTGGTCGGCAAGGACCAGGACTTCTACTTTTTGGAGATGAACACCCGCCTGCAGGTGGAGCACCCGGTGACGGAGTGCATCACCGGCCTCGACCTGGTGGAGCTGATGATCCGCGTGGCGGCGGGCGAGAAGCTGCCCCTCACGCAAGCCGATGTGAAGCGCGACGGCTGGGCCATTGAGTGCCGCATCAACGCCGAAGACCCGTTCCGCAATTTCCTGCCGTCCACCGGCCGCCTGGTGCGCTTCCAGCCGCCGGAGGAATCCATGTTCCAGTCTGATACGACCAAAAAATTGGGCGTGCGGGTGGACACGGGCGTGTATGAGGGCGGCGAGATCCCCATGTACTACGACTCGATGATTGCCAAGCTCATCGTGCACGGCACCGACCGCAACGACGCCATCACCAAGATGCGCGCCGCGCTCAACGGCTTTGTGATCCGTGGCATCAGCAGCAACATCCCGTTCCAGGCCGCGCTGCTGGCGCACCCTAAGTTTGTGACGGGCGACTTCAACACCGGCTTCATCGCCGAAAACTACGGCAAGGGCTTCCACGCCGAAGACGTGCCGCACAGCGACCCGCTGTTCCTGGTGGCGCTGGCCGCGTTCATGAACCGCCGCTACCGTGCACGCGCCTCCGGCATCAGCGGCCAACTGGCGGGCCACGAGGTGAAGGTGGGCGAGCAGTTTGTGGTGGTCACGCTGGGCGCCGAGGGACAAAACCAGCACCACGAAGTGACGGTGTCTGACTTTGAAGACAAATCGGGCTCTAGCGCAGTCACAGTGGGCGGTAGTAGCTACCAAATCAGTAGCAACGCCACGCTGGGCCAGATTCGTGTGCAGGGGGCCTGCAACGGCCAGGGCTTTACCGCCCAGGTGGAGCGCGGCGTGGGCAAGAACCCGCTGGCGCTGCGCATTGCGCACAACGGCACGCAGATCGACGCACTGGTGCTGTCGCCACTGGGCGCGCGGCTGCACAAGCTGATGCCCTTCAAGGCGCCGCCAGATCTGTCCAAGTTCCTGCTCTCGCCCATGCCCGGCCTGCTGGTCGATGTGGCGGTGCAGCCCGGCCAGAAGGTGCAAGCGGGTGAGAAGCTGGCCGTCATTGAAGCCATGAAGATGGAGAACATCCTCTTTGCCGCACAGGATGGCGTGGTGGGCAAGATCACGGCGGGCAAGGGTGATTCGCTGGCGGTGGACCAGATCATTCTGGAATTCCAGTGA
- a CDS encoding acyl-CoA carboxylase subunit beta: MQDILDQLEKKRALARLGGGQKRIDAQHAKGKLTARERIELLLDDGTFEEWDMFVEHRCTDFGMEDNKIPGDGVVTGYGMINGRLVFVFSQDFTVFGGALSETHAEKICKVMDQAMKVGAPVIGLNDSGGARIQEGVASLGGYADVFQKNVLASGVIPQISMIMGPSAGGAVYSPAMTDFIFMVKDSSYMFVTGPEVVKTVTHEEVTAEELGGAVTHTTNSGVADMAFENDVEALMMLRRLYNYLPLNNREKAPVRPSNDPADRMDLSLDTLVPENPNKPYDMKELILKTVDDGDFFELQPEYAKNILIGFARMEGQTVGIVANQPLVLAGCLDIKSSIKAARFVRFCDAFNIPVVTFVDVPGFMPGTSQEYGGIIKHGAKLLYAYAECTVPKITVITRKAYGGAYDVMSSKHLRGDVNLAWPNAEIAVMGAKGAVEIIFREDKNDPVKLAAREAEYKQRFANPFVAGARGFIDDVILPHETRKRICRSLVMLRDKKLENPWRKHGNIPL; the protein is encoded by the coding sequence ATGCAAGACATCCTGGATCAACTGGAGAAAAAGCGTGCCCTCGCACGCCTGGGCGGCGGGCAAAAGCGCATTGATGCGCAGCACGCCAAGGGCAAGCTCACCGCGCGCGAGCGCATCGAGCTGTTGCTGGACGACGGCACGTTCGAGGAATGGGACATGTTTGTCGAGCACCGCTGCACCGACTTTGGCATGGAGGACAACAAGATCCCCGGCGACGGTGTGGTGACGGGCTACGGCATGATCAACGGCCGCCTGGTGTTCGTGTTCAGCCAGGATTTCACGGTGTTTGGCGGAGCACTCTCCGAAACCCATGCCGAAAAGATCTGCAAGGTGATGGACCAGGCCATGAAGGTCGGCGCACCGGTCATCGGCCTCAATGACTCGGGCGGCGCCCGCATCCAGGAAGGTGTGGCGTCCCTCGGCGGCTATGCCGACGTGTTCCAGAAGAACGTGCTGGCCAGCGGCGTGATTCCGCAGATCAGCATGATCATGGGCCCCAGCGCCGGTGGCGCCGTGTACTCGCCCGCCATGACCGACTTCATCTTCATGGTCAAAGATTCGAGCTACATGTTCGTGACCGGCCCCGAAGTGGTGAAGACCGTGACGCACGAAGAGGTCACCGCCGAGGAACTGGGCGGCGCTGTGACCCACACCACCAACAGCGGTGTGGCCGACATGGCGTTTGAGAACGACGTGGAGGCGCTGATGATGCTGCGCCGCCTGTACAACTACCTGCCGCTCAACAACCGTGAGAAGGCCCCGGTGCGCCCCAGCAACGACCCGGCTGACCGCATGGACCTGAGCCTGGACACCCTGGTGCCCGAGAACCCCAACAAGCCCTACGACATGAAGGAGCTGATCCTCAAGACGGTGGACGATGGGGACTTCTTCGAGCTGCAGCCCGAGTACGCCAAGAACATCCTCATCGGCTTTGCCCGCATGGAAGGCCAGACCGTGGGCATCGTGGCCAACCAGCCGCTGGTGCTGGCGGGCTGCCTGGACATCAAGTCGAGCATCAAGGCCGCGCGTTTTGTGCGCTTTTGCGATGCGTTCAACATCCCCGTGGTCACGTTTGTGGACGTGCCCGGCTTCATGCCCGGCACCAGCCAGGAGTACGGCGGCATCATCAAACACGGCGCCAAGCTGCTGTACGCATACGCCGAGTGCACTGTGCCCAAGATCACCGTCATCACCCGCAAGGCCTACGGCGGTGCATACGACGTGATGAGCTCCAAACACCTGCGCGGCGACGTGAACCTGGCCTGGCCCAACGCCGAGATTGCGGTGATGGGCGCCAAGGGCGCGGTGGAAATCATCTTCCGCGAAGACAAGAACGACCCCGTGAAGCTGGCCGCGCGTGAGGCCGAATACAAGCAGCGTTTTGCCAATCCGTTTGTGGCCGGTGCACGCGGCTTTATCGACGACGTGATCCTGCCGCATGAGACGCGCAAGCGCATTTGCCGCAGTCTGGTCATGCTGCGCGACAAGAAGCTCGAAAACCCGTGGCGCAAGCACGGCAACATTCCGCTGTGA
- a CDS encoding VOC family protein has product MSASTRPFKVLGIQQVAIGGTDKQRMKTLWVDMLGLTQTGTFQSERENVDEDILAMGKGAFKVEVDIMQPLDIDKKPAVHTTPLNHIGLWIDDLPKAVEWLTAKGVRFAPGGIRKGAAGYDITFLHPKSNDEFPIAGEGVLIELVQAPADVIAALG; this is encoded by the coding sequence ATGAGCGCTAGTACCCGCCCGTTCAAAGTCCTCGGTATCCAGCAAGTCGCCATTGGCGGCACCGACAAGCAGCGTATGAAAACCCTGTGGGTCGACATGCTGGGCCTGACACAAACCGGCACCTTCCAGAGCGAGCGCGAGAACGTGGACGAAGACATTCTGGCCATGGGCAAGGGCGCCTTCAAGGTGGAAGTGGACATCATGCAGCCCCTGGACATTGACAAGAAACCCGCCGTGCACACCACGCCGCTCAACCACATTGGCCTGTGGATCGACGACCTGCCCAAGGCGGTGGAATGGCTCACAGCCAAAGGCGTGCGCTTTGCGCCTGGTGGCATCCGAAAGGGCGCCGCAGGCTACGACATCACGTTTTTGCACCCCAAGAGCAACGACGAGTTTCCGATTGCGGGCGAGGGTGTGTTGATTGAGCTGGTGCAGGCGCCTGCGGATGTGATTGCCGCATTGGGCTGA
- the meaB gene encoding methylmalonyl Co-A mutase-associated GTPase MeaB — translation MTASPTTIARQPSVSGLLDGIAGDAGVVQRRAMSKAITLLESTRTDHRAQADELLTALLPHTGKAFRLGISGVPGVGKSTFIEALGLYLIDQGHRVAVLTIDPSSTVSGGSILGDKTRMEHLSVHEKAYIRPSPSSGTLGGVAEKTREAMLVCEAAGYDVVIVETVGVGQSEIAVAGMTDMFVLMQLPNAGDDLQAIKKGVMEIADLVVINKADIDKNAATRAEAQITSSLRLLSQHGNPENAHHDETLWHPKVVQISALLGQGVDSFWAAVTQFRQLQSANGRLATRREKQALSWMWERIDAGLKLAFRQHPQVRELLPQMQADVAAGRIAASTAARNLLLAQAGQAQAAIK, via the coding sequence ATGACCGCGTCCCCGACCACGATTGCGCGGCAGCCTTCGGTCAGCGGCTTGCTGGACGGTATCGCCGGTGACGCTGGTGTCGTGCAGCGCCGCGCCATGTCCAAGGCCATCACGCTGCTCGAATCCACCCGCACTGACCACCGCGCGCAGGCAGACGAGCTGCTCACCGCGCTGCTCCCGCACACCGGCAAAGCTTTCCGCCTTGGCATAAGCGGCGTTCCGGGTGTGGGCAAGTCCACCTTTATCGAAGCCCTGGGCCTGTACCTGATCGACCAGGGCCACCGCGTGGCCGTGCTCACCATCGACCCCTCCAGCACCGTCTCGGGCGGCTCCATTCTGGGCGACAAGACGCGCATGGAACACCTGTCGGTGCACGAAAAGGCCTACATCCGCCCCAGCCCCTCCAGCGGCACGCTGGGCGGCGTGGCCGAGAAGACGCGCGAGGCCATGCTGGTCTGCGAGGCCGCAGGCTACGACGTGGTGATTGTCGAAACCGTGGGCGTGGGCCAGAGCGAGATCGCGGTGGCGGGCATGACGGACATGTTTGTGCTGATGCAGCTGCCCAACGCGGGCGATGACCTGCAGGCCATCAAGAAGGGCGTGATGGAGATTGCGGACCTGGTGGTCATCAACAAGGCCGACATCGACAAGAACGCCGCCACGCGCGCCGAGGCGCAGATCACATCGAGCCTGCGCCTGCTCAGCCAACACGGCAACCCCGAGAACGCCCACCACGACGAAACGCTGTGGCACCCGAAGGTAGTGCAAATCAGCGCGCTGCTGGGGCAGGGCGTAGACAGTTTCTGGGCCGCCGTCACGCAGTTCCGCCAGCTGCAATCCGCCAACGGCCGCCTGGCCACGCGGCGCGAGAAACAGGCGCTGTCCTGGATGTGGGAGCGCATCGACGCAGGCCTCAAGCTCGCGTTTCGCCAGCACCCGCAGGTGCGTGAGCTACTGCCCCAGATGCAGGCCGATGTGGCCGCAGGACGCATTGCGGCATCGACTGCAGCACGAAATCTGCTGCTAGCGCAAGCTGGACAAGCGCAAGCAGCTATCAAATAA
- the bioB gene encoding biotin synthase BioB has protein sequence MSGFTTPTAATPQAVQLHRRPAAMPQPAGPWSVEAIQALLDKPLMDLLFEAQTVHRQHWPAGDIELATLLSVKTGGCPENCGYCPQAAEFDTGVKAEKLMEVDEVVRAAQAAKDAGATRFCMGAAWRAPKDRDIEKVSALIGAVKGLGLQTCATLGMLESHQAQALKDAGLDYYNHNLDTAPEYYTDVVSTRAYQDRLDTLQNVRSAGISVCCGGIVGMGEAPVHRAGLIAQLANLQPYPESVPINSLVRVPGTPLADSDPIDPFDFVRVIAVARITMPKARVRLSAGRQQMGEAVQALCFMAGANSIFYGDKLLVTGNPDVDADVQLLAKLGLNGHRTQAQEDGVTGGAAHHAVPCDSTCG, from the coding sequence ATGTCCGGATTCACTACCCCCACTGCCGCCACGCCACAGGCTGTGCAGTTGCACCGCCGCCCCGCAGCCATGCCGCAGCCTGCAGGCCCCTGGTCGGTCGAGGCCATCCAGGCGCTGCTCGACAAGCCCTTGATGGACCTGCTGTTTGAAGCACAGACCGTGCACCGCCAGCACTGGCCCGCCGGTGACATCGAGCTGGCCACGCTGCTGTCGGTCAAGACCGGCGGCTGCCCCGAAAACTGCGGCTACTGCCCGCAGGCGGCCGAGTTCGACACCGGCGTGAAGGCCGAAAAGCTGATGGAGGTGGATGAGGTGGTGCGTGCCGCCCAGGCCGCGAAGGACGCGGGCGCCACGCGTTTTTGCATGGGTGCCGCCTGGCGTGCGCCCAAGGACCGCGATATCGAGAAAGTCAGCGCCCTGATCGGTGCCGTGAAGGGCCTGGGCCTGCAGACCTGCGCCACGCTGGGCATGCTCGAATCGCACCAGGCGCAGGCGCTCAAGGATGCCGGGCTGGACTACTACAACCACAACCTCGACACCGCCCCCGAGTACTACACCGACGTGGTGAGCACGCGCGCCTACCAGGACCGGCTGGACACGCTGCAGAACGTGCGCAGCGCGGGCATCAGCGTGTGCTGCGGCGGTATCGTGGGCATGGGCGAGGCGCCCGTGCACCGCGCAGGCCTGATCGCGCAGCTGGCCAACCTGCAGCCGTACCCCGAATCCGTGCCCATCAACAGCCTGGTGCGCGTGCCGGGCACGCCGCTGGCCGACAGCGACCCCATCGACCCGTTTGACTTTGTGCGCGTGATTGCCGTGGCCCGCATCACCATGCCCAAGGCGCGCGTGCGCCTGTCGGCTGGGCGCCAGCAAATGGGCGAAGCCGTGCAGGCGCTGTGCTTCATGGCCGGTGCCAACTCCATCTTTTATGGCGACAAGCTGCTGGTGACGGGCAACCCCGATGTGGATGCCGACGTGCAGCTGCTGGCCAAACTGGGGCTGAACGGGCACCGCACCCAGGCCCAAGAGGACGGCGTGACGGGCGGCGCAGCACACCACGCTGTGCCGTGCGATAGCACCTGCGGCTGA
- a CDS encoding YdcF family protein has product MTQPLGMAASAVGHGGARRRGWPWARIACLLVGSVLLADALVLMAMGFFMVGVTVPAALGLVLCFVGARWHGVRDGFHRLRWGRLAWRTGWLLLGVWVCSVGVFWAVLVQQVNALGQADKAVTPQAIVVLGSGTPKGQPSPALRARLDTAHALAAAHPQAWVVVSGGVDFGETLSEGQVMGNYLREQGLDPARILQEERSTSTELNLQYSLPLLQAQGLGLDSAVAVVTSDFHTLRAQRIAQKIGYTRALAVAAPTPLYIRYNAWLREYFAMASSWLLREL; this is encoded by the coding sequence GTGACCCAGCCCTTGGGCATGGCGGCCAGCGCTGTCGGACACGGTGGCGCGCGCCGCCGTGGCTGGCCTTGGGCGCGCATCGCCTGCCTGTTGGTGGGCAGCGTGTTGCTGGCCGATGCCCTGGTGCTGATGGCCATGGGCTTTTTCATGGTGGGCGTGACCGTGCCTGCGGCCCTGGGGCTGGTGCTGTGCTTTGTGGGCGCGCGCTGGCACGGGGTGCGTGACGGGTTTCACCGTTTGCGCTGGGGCCGCCTGGCGTGGCGCACTGGCTGGCTCTTGCTGGGGGTATGGGTGTGTAGCGTAGGGGTGTTCTGGGCTGTGCTGGTGCAGCAGGTGAACGCCTTGGGCCAGGCTGACAAGGCGGTAACTCCGCAGGCCATCGTGGTGCTGGGCAGTGGCACGCCCAAGGGGCAGCCATCGCCCGCGCTGCGGGCGCGTCTGGACACAGCGCACGCGCTGGCCGCCGCGCACCCGCAGGCCTGGGTGGTGGTGTCGGGCGGGGTGGACTTTGGCGAAACGCTGAGCGAAGGCCAGGTCATGGGCAACTACCTGCGCGAGCAGGGCCTGGACCCGGCGCGCATTCTTCAGGAAGAGCGCAGCACCAGCACCGAGCTGAACCTGCAATACAGCCTGCCATTGCTGCAAGCCCAGGGCTTGGGGCTGGACTCTGCCGTGGCGGTGGTGACCAGCGACTTTCACACCCTGCGCGCCCAGCGCATTGCCCAGAAGATCGGCTACACCCGCGCCCTGGCCGTGGCGGCGCCCACACCGCTTTACATCCGCTACAACGCTTGGCTGCGCGAGTATTTCGCCATGGCCAGCAGCTGGTTGCTGCGTGAGCTGTGA
- a CDS encoding two-component system response regulator, translating into MNSPLEPNGKCTVLVVDDTPDNLSLMSGLLRADYKVKLAPSGERALQIVAGESKPDLILLDIMMPDMDGYEVLRRLQFNPETEDIPVIFLTAMSASDDETTGLELGAVDYITKPINPAITLARVRNHLQLKRARDLLAHHNHYLEQEVARRTRQVAELQDVTIRAMASLAETRDNETGNHIRRTQHYVEALARKLQNHPRFAEELSEAAIAMIFKSAPLHDIGKVGIPDRILLKPGPLTPEEFEVMKTHTTLGLEAILSAERETTQDNPFFRYAKEITYSHQEKWDGSGYPLGLVGNTIPLSARLMAVADVYDALISVRVYKPAYSHEQAVQIIQDGRGSHFDPDMVDAFLTLSEEFRRIALRFADGEPALHQEADRMAADLPAEAIETIVLDTRK; encoded by the coding sequence ATGAACAGCCCACTCGAACCCAACGGCAAATGCACCGTGCTGGTCGTGGACGACACGCCCGACAACCTCTCGCTGATGAGCGGCCTGCTGCGCGCGGACTACAAGGTCAAACTGGCCCCCAGTGGCGAGCGGGCCCTGCAAATTGTGGCGGGCGAGAGCAAGCCCGATCTGATCCTGCTGGACATCATGATGCCGGACATGGACGGCTACGAGGTGCTGCGGCGCCTGCAGTTCAACCCCGAGACCGAAGACATTCCCGTCATCTTCCTCACCGCCATGAGCGCGTCAGACGACGAAACCACCGGGCTGGAACTGGGCGCGGTGGACTACATCACCAAGCCCATCAACCCCGCCATCACGCTGGCGCGGGTGCGCAACCATCTGCAGCTCAAGCGCGCCCGCGACCTGCTGGCCCACCACAACCACTACCTGGAGCAAGAGGTGGCCCGGCGCACCCGCCAAGTGGCCGAGCTGCAGGACGTGACCATCCGTGCCATGGCCTCGCTGGCCGAAACCCGCGACAACGAAACCGGCAACCACATCCGCCGCACCCAGCACTATGTAGAGGCGCTGGCGCGCAAGCTGCAAAACCACCCGCGCTTTGCAGAAGAGCTAAGCGAAGCGGCCATCGCCATGATCTTCAAGTCCGCCCCGCTGCACGACATTGGCAAGGTGGGCATTCCTGACCGCATCCTGCTCAAGCCCGGCCCACTCACCCCCGAAGAGTTTGAAGTGATGAAGACGCACACGACGCTGGGGCTGGAAGCCATCTTGTCGGCCGAGCGCGAGACCACGCAGGACAACCCGTTTTTTCGCTACGCCAAAGAGATCACCTACAGCCACCAGGAAAAATGGGACGGCTCAGGCTACCCCCTGGGCCTGGTGGGCAACACCATTCCACTTTCTGCCCGCCTCATGGCCGTGGCCGATGTGTACGACGCGCTGATCTCGGTGCGCGTGTACAAGCCGGCCTACAGCCATGAGCAAGCGGTGCAGATCATCCAGGACGGGCGCGGCAGCCACTTCGACCCTGACATGGTGGACGCCTTTTTGACACTGTCTGAGGAGTTTCGGCGCATCGCCTTGCGCTTTGCCGATGGTGAGCCCGCCCTGCACCAGGAAGCCGACCGCATGGCGGCCGATCTGCCCGCCGAGGCCATCGAAACCATCGTGCTGGACACCCGCAAGTAG
- a CDS encoding YegJ family protein, with the protein MKLSLLAVGAVSVLMTFSLPTQAQSQGQGGKIKDKVYNISSQDAEMEEAIDKARATLDDFLKIHAKPPAGADGFKIKVKFSGGGNDEHIWVTPFQVTSKGFTGTLAGQPRYVTHLENGQNVQFTRADVSDWGYVQGGKQKGSYTVCVMFKHMPAADAQRYRRDYGFEC; encoded by the coding sequence ATGAAACTCTCTTTGCTGGCCGTCGGTGCGGTCTCGGTGTTGATGACCTTCTCTTTGCCCACCCAGGCACAAAGCCAGGGGCAGGGGGGCAAGATCAAGGACAAGGTCTACAACATTTCTTCGCAAGACGCGGAAATGGAAGAAGCGATTGACAAGGCCCGCGCCACGCTGGATGACTTTTTGAAGATCCACGCCAAGCCGCCCGCAGGCGCTGACGGCTTCAAGATCAAGGTGAAGTTCTCAGGGGGCGGCAACGACGAGCACATCTGGGTCACGCCGTTCCAGGTCACTTCCAAAGGCTTCACAGGCACCCTGGCGGGCCAGCCCCGCTATGTCACGCACCTGGAGAATGGGCAGAACGTGCAGTTCACCCGGGCCGATGTGTCGGACTGGGGCTATGTGCAGGGCGGCAAGCAAAAGGGCAGCTACACCGTGTGCGTCATGTTCAAACACATGCCGGCCGCCGACGCTCAGCGCTACCGCCGCGATTACGGTTTTGAGTGCTGA